One part of the Dyadobacter sp. 676 genome encodes these proteins:
- a CDS encoding SusC/RagA family TonB-linked outer membrane protein, with amino-acid sequence MHKKIPYKRVVYKVMSTTAKQLLLALICCGISMANGVYSQELLNKEISLKVESLEIRQVLRQIEKQADVKFVYSSGSIQGRSTVAAKQLQGSLNRVLDQLLTPLNVSYEVVGNSRILLRKKSDPQSAAPFRTETAGNPADRTVTGKVVDEKGDGLPGVNILIVGSQQGTTSDQNGQFQLNVPDNGATLRFSFIGYVSQDAVVGNSSVINITMAPDVSALKEVVVVGYGTQEKKDVTGAVSSVKGSDFQNLPSGGAQQALQGRAAGVNVIRNGGAPGDAGTIQIRGFGTVNNADPLVVIDGVPAGSMNDVNPNDIESIEILKDASASAIYGTRAANGVVIITTKRGTFDNPITATVNGYVGVSNRIKILDMLEAPDLARLKQEAYKNDGLPVPPIWEDAQYQTQRTNWQEALLKQGVTQNYDAAIRGGGKYSSFSISGGYYNEKGIIGKSYYKRYTFRVNSDHKIGSRLKIGQNLQFTNTHNTAPNTTSSQTGLLWSAIRFHPGLPVRNADGSYSSTKGIGAFGDINNPIFTVDTQDQNNIRNRFLGSLTGELELLKGLKLRANLAMDATFSESTNFEIKINDQFRTNSYNQLDLTHGKYWSFFAGIFSFL; translated from the coding sequence ATGCATAAAAAAATACCCTACAAAAGGGTTGTTTACAAAGTCATGAGTACTACGGCTAAACAACTTTTGCTTGCCCTGATATGCTGTGGGATCTCCATGGCGAACGGCGTTTATAGCCAGGAGTTGCTCAACAAGGAGATTTCCCTGAAAGTGGAGTCGCTGGAAATCAGGCAGGTGTTGCGGCAGATCGAGAAACAGGCGGATGTTAAGTTCGTATACAGCTCCGGCAGTATCCAGGGAAGAAGTACAGTCGCGGCGAAACAACTGCAGGGTTCCCTTAACCGCGTGCTCGATCAGTTGCTCACACCCCTCAATGTTTCCTATGAAGTGGTCGGAAATTCCCGTATCCTGCTAAGGAAAAAGAGCGATCCGCAAAGCGCAGCCCCATTTCGCACCGAGACGGCAGGCAATCCCGCCGACCGAACGGTGACGGGAAAAGTCGTCGACGAGAAAGGCGATGGATTGCCCGGGGTGAATATCCTCATCGTGGGCAGCCAGCAGGGGACTACTTCCGATCAGAACGGCCAGTTTCAGCTGAATGTGCCCGATAATGGCGCCACATTGCGGTTCTCGTTCATCGGCTATGTAAGCCAGGACGCCGTGGTGGGAAACAGCTCGGTGATCAATATTACAATGGCGCCGGATGTAAGCGCATTGAAAGAAGTAGTGGTGGTGGGATATGGCACACAGGAAAAAAAGGATGTGACCGGAGCGGTTTCGTCCGTGAAAGGGTCTGACTTTCAAAATCTTCCGTCGGGTGGTGCGCAGCAGGCCTTGCAGGGCCGTGCGGCGGGGGTGAATGTGATCCGTAACGGTGGGGCACCCGGCGACGCGGGCACGATCCAGATCCGCGGCTTCGGTACGGTCAACAATGCCGACCCGCTGGTGGTGATCGACGGCGTGCCGGCCGGCTCGATGAACGATGTGAACCCAAACGACATTGAGTCCATCGAAATCCTGAAAGACGCCTCGGCATCGGCTATTTACGGAACACGTGCGGCCAACGGGGTGGTGATCATTACGACGAAACGCGGCACATTCGATAATCCGATCACGGCAACGGTCAATGGGTACGTCGGCGTAAGCAACCGCATCAAGATCCTCGATATGCTGGAAGCGCCCGACCTGGCCAGGTTGAAACAGGAAGCATACAAAAACGACGGCTTGCCCGTACCTCCGATCTGGGAGGATGCGCAATACCAGACCCAGAGAACCAACTGGCAGGAGGCATTGCTGAAACAGGGCGTCACGCAGAATTACGACGCGGCGATCCGTGGCGGGGGAAAATATTCCTCCTTCTCGATTTCGGGAGGTTATTATAATGAAAAAGGCATTATCGGGAAGTCGTACTACAAGAGGTACACGTTCCGCGTCAACTCGGACCACAAAATCGGTTCGAGGTTGAAAATCGGGCAAAACTTGCAGTTTACCAACACCCATAATACCGCCCCGAACACGACTTCTTCACAAACGGGCCTGCTTTGGAGCGCGATCCGCTTCCATCCGGGCCTGCCGGTCCGCAATGCCGATGGCTCGTATAGCTCCACGAAGGGGATCGGCGCGTTTGGCGATATCAACAACCCTATTTTCACAGTCGATACCCAGGATCAGAACAACATCCGTAACCGTTTTCTCGGAAGCCTGACAGGCGAGCTGGAACTCCTCAAAGGCCTGAAACTGCGTGCAAACCTGGCTATGGACGCCACATTTTCGGAAAGCACCAATTTCGAGATTAAGATCAACGATCAGTTCCGGACCAACTCCTATAACCAGCTCGACCTGACGCACGGTAAATACTGGTCTTTTTTTGCAGGAATATTTTCTTTCCTATGA
- a CDS encoding SusC/RagA family TonB-linked outer membrane protein translates to MQEYFLSYDKKFGTHNLSLVGGYTSQTFNSISSRQRGRDFASEDPTLRYLQYAGTIVSVAGEDGNRSYDALASWFGRANYSLMDRYLLTATFRADGSSKFAPGNRWGYFPAFSLGWRLSEEDFFKNTLPVFSNFKLTGGWGQLGNQNVNSLQYLALINSSYRYALGAGGTQNPISGAAQSRLANLQIGWETAEMTNFGVEAGLWKNALYLSVNYFIKDTKKMLLAPPSVGTIGTSVIPDQNIGQLRNKGVEIEASYRHSFGDLTFNVSGNATLIKNRITKLATPGGFLASQLYGRGQQEIVRTYENHPYGTFYGYKTNGLYQSQGEIDSDPNIANDSRKTNGQIHPGDVRFLDLTGDGVVDDKDRTIIGSPQPKINYGLNAGLAYKGFDLNLFFVGVGGVSIFNADRMQGLDASYSFNLYNEANERWNGAGTSNTVPRLSIDNPNRNFRPSDLFVEKGDFFRLKNFTLGYTIPKTVLEKVKLSQARIYVTGQNVFTLTRYSGMNPELGYVGNDAGSKAAGLYSQLNVDYAQYPQARTWTIGATLSF, encoded by the coding sequence TTGCAGGAATATTTTCTTTCCTATGACAAAAAGTTCGGGACACACAACCTGAGCCTGGTAGGCGGCTATACGTCCCAGACCTTCAACAGCATTTCGTCCAGGCAGCGCGGGCGCGATTTCGCCAGCGAAGATCCTACGTTACGTTACCTGCAGTATGCCGGAACGATCGTGTCCGTGGCAGGGGAGGACGGCAACCGCAGCTACGATGCGCTGGCTTCCTGGTTCGGGCGTGCCAATTACTCGCTCATGGACCGCTACTTGCTCACCGCAACATTCCGCGCCGATGGTTCGTCCAAATTTGCGCCGGGCAACCGTTGGGGCTACTTTCCCGCATTTTCGCTCGGATGGAGGCTGTCGGAAGAAGATTTTTTCAAAAATACATTGCCGGTGTTCAGCAACTTCAAGCTTACCGGCGGCTGGGGGCAGCTGGGCAACCAGAATGTGAATTCGTTGCAGTACCTGGCACTGATCAACTCGTCGTACCGGTACGCACTAGGTGCGGGCGGTACGCAGAACCCGATTTCGGGAGCGGCACAAAGCCGCCTGGCCAACCTGCAAATCGGATGGGAAACGGCCGAAATGACCAACTTCGGTGTGGAGGCCGGGCTTTGGAAGAACGCATTGTACCTTTCGGTCAACTATTTTATCAAGGACACCAAGAAAATGCTGCTGGCGCCGCCGTCCGTCGGAACGATCGGCACCTCCGTTATTCCCGATCAGAATATCGGCCAGCTGCGTAACAAGGGGGTAGAAATCGAGGCGTCGTACCGCCATTCCTTTGGCGATCTTACCTTCAATGTGAGCGGCAATGCGACTTTGATCAAAAACCGCATTACCAAATTGGCTACTCCGGGTGGCTTCCTTGCATCTCAATTGTACGGCCGCGGGCAACAGGAGATCGTGCGCACATACGAGAACCATCCCTACGGCACTTTTTACGGCTATAAAACAAATGGCTTATACCAAAGCCAGGGAGAGATCGATTCGGACCCAAACATCGCTAACGATTCCCGCAAAACCAATGGACAGATCCATCCCGGCGACGTGCGTTTTCTCGACTTGACGGGCGATGGCGTGGTCGACGACAAAGACCGGACGATTATCGGAAGCCCGCAGCCGAAGATTAACTATGGGCTGAATGCCGGACTGGCCTACAAAGGGTTCGATCTGAACCTGTTCTTCGTAGGGGTGGGAGGCGTTTCCATTTTTAATGCCGACAGAATGCAGGGCCTCGACGCTAGCTATTCGTTTAATCTCTATAACGAGGCGAATGAGCGCTGGAACGGCGCCGGTACCAGCAACACCGTGCCGCGTTTGAGTATCGATAACCCGAACCGCAATTTCCGGCCTTCCGACCTGTTCGTGGAAAAAGGGGATTTCTTCCGCCTGAAAAACTTTACACTAGGTTATACCATTCCGAAAACGGTACTCGAAAAGGTGAAACTGTCACAGGCGCGGATTTACGTTACAGGGCAGAACGTGTTTACGCTGACCAGGTACTCCGGTATGAACCCTGAACTGGGTTATGTCGGCAACGACGCGGGTTCCAAAGCGGCAGGTCTTTACAGCCAGCTCAACGTGGATTACGCGCAATATCCGCAGGCGCGCACATGGACCATCGGAGCCACCCTGTCCTTTTAA